Proteins encoded in a region of the Teredinibacter purpureus genome:
- a CDS encoding ABC transporter permease, producing MLLTLSHTQKRFLWPLLGLGFLLLINLVISPEFFHLEIKDGRLFGSTIDVLNRAVPVALLAIGMTLVIATGGVDLSVGSVMAISGAVSAALIVSGVQSTALIIGGGLGAGLLAGFINGCLVGYFGIQPIVATLILMVAGRGVAQLINAGQIVTFHHDVFSYLGVGYWLGLPFPIVLVIVCFAIVQLFMRRTALGLFVEAVGANSGASYYIGINDKMIKVMVYCLSGLCAAVAGMVAAANIGGSDANNAGLWLELDAILAVVIGGASLMGGRFSIALSIIGALIIQTLTITIILSGVPPKFNLMIKAVVITAILLLQSPHFHQQLARIKLLRRAS from the coding sequence ATGTTGTTAACACTATCGCACACTCAAAAACGATTTCTTTGGCCATTGCTGGGCCTTGGGTTTTTGTTGCTTATCAATCTTGTTATTTCGCCAGAATTTTTTCACCTTGAAATAAAAGATGGCCGTTTATTTGGCAGCACAATAGATGTACTTAACAGAGCGGTTCCCGTCGCACTCTTAGCAATTGGGATGACGTTAGTTATTGCCACCGGTGGAGTAGATTTATCGGTGGGTTCGGTAATGGCGATTTCTGGCGCGGTGAGCGCGGCGTTAATTGTAAGCGGGGTGCAAAGTACCGCACTGATTATTGGTGGCGGTTTAGGCGCTGGGTTATTGGCCGGTTTTATTAACGGTTGTTTGGTTGGCTATTTCGGTATTCAACCGATTGTGGCCACGCTCATTTTAATGGTTGCGGGCAGAGGCGTTGCGCAGCTGATTAATGCGGGTCAAATTGTTACCTTTCATCACGACGTATTTTCTTATCTGGGCGTAGGCTATTGGTTAGGCCTACCCTTTCCCATTGTATTAGTGATCGTATGCTTCGCTATTGTTCAGTTATTTATGCGGCGCACTGCATTGGGGTTGTTTGTCGAAGCTGTAGGCGCAAACAGTGGTGCCAGTTACTATATTGGCATCAACGATAAAATGATTAAAGTGATGGTGTACTGCCTTTCGGGTTTATGTGCAGCAGTGGCCGGTATGGTTGCCGCTGCGAATATCGGCGGGTCAGATGCCAATAACGCAGGGCTCTGGTTGGAACTTGATGCGATTCTAGCGGTTGTCATCGGTGGCGCCTCGCTAATGGGCGGGCGTTTTTCAATTGCATTATCCATTATTGGTGCGTTAATTATTCAAACGCTCACCATTACTATTATTCTTAGCGGTGTTCCGCCAAAATTTAATTTGATGATCAAGGCCGTAGTGATTACCGCAATTTTACTGCTTCAGTCACCCCACTTTCATCAGCAATTAGCGCGTATTAAATTATTGAGGCGCGCATCGTGA
- a CDS encoding sodium:solute symporter, which produces MGGMSVIDWSVVSVYFAGLVAIVYWSSQNQKTTADYFLAGRHAAWYVVGASLFASNIGSEHIVGLAGSGASVGFATAHWELHAWIMVLLAWFFVPFYYKSGVFTMPEFLERRFDSRTRWVLSIVSLLAYVLTKVSVTVYAGALVFKTLLPDTFGTPDNAFWVGAFTTVILTGIYTIFGGLRAVMYTEVAQAAVLLVGSALITFYGLDLLGGWGELKTMAAANADNFALWRPMSDPDFPWLGIMIASPVIGIWYWCTDQYIVQRTLAAKNLKEARRGALFGGFLKVWPVFIFLVPGLIGWALHEKGLMVIPSAKGGGIDGDQVFALMVTNLLPEGMRGLVVAGLLSALMSSLASLFNSCATLFTVDIYEKLKPGKSEQHLVMVGRIATAFVVVAGLIWIPIMHKMAGGGIYVYLQGVQSYLAPPITCVFLLGLFWRRTTSQGAFYGLIVGFLLGMAKLTVEAINDNIGIAPGVLQDFAQFNFLYYSGTLLGISIVLVVVISLLTPQASDEKLAGITYATLSPDDKKDIRESWDKWDVMLTAVILALVLGVYLYFSFWLM; this is translated from the coding sequence ATGGGAGGCATGTCCGTTATCGATTGGTCGGTGGTATCCGTCTATTTCGCGGGGCTAGTGGCCATTGTGTATTGGTCTTCGCAAAATCAAAAAACCACTGCTGATTACTTTCTCGCCGGTCGCCATGCAGCGTGGTACGTTGTAGGGGCTTCCTTATTTGCTTCTAATATTGGGTCTGAACATATTGTAGGGCTCGCCGGTAGTGGCGCATCGGTTGGTTTCGCCACCGCCCACTGGGAATTACACGCATGGATAATGGTCTTGCTGGCGTGGTTCTTTGTCCCCTTTTATTACAAGTCTGGCGTGTTCACCATGCCAGAATTTCTCGAACGTCGGTTTGATAGCCGCACGCGCTGGGTACTCTCCATTGTGAGTCTATTGGCGTACGTACTCACAAAAGTTTCGGTAACTGTTTATGCCGGTGCGTTAGTCTTTAAAACATTGCTGCCCGATACTTTTGGCACACCGGATAATGCGTTTTGGGTTGGCGCATTTACAACGGTCATACTTACCGGTATTTACACCATTTTTGGTGGTTTACGTGCGGTGATGTACACCGAAGTGGCGCAGGCTGCTGTGTTATTAGTGGGCTCTGCTCTAATCACTTTTTATGGCTTGGATTTGCTTGGCGGTTGGGGCGAGCTGAAAACGATGGCAGCAGCCAATGCCGATAACTTTGCCCTATGGCGGCCAATGTCAGACCCCGACTTTCCATGGCTGGGCATTATGATTGCCTCACCGGTTATTGGTATTTGGTATTGGTGTACCGATCAATACATCGTTCAGCGCACACTTGCGGCGAAAAACCTGAAAGAGGCGCGCCGCGGAGCATTGTTTGGTGGCTTCTTAAAAGTATGGCCTGTATTTATCTTTCTGGTGCCCGGCTTAATTGGTTGGGCGTTACATGAAAAAGGCTTGATGGTTATTCCGTCTGCTAAAGGAGGCGGTATCGATGGCGATCAGGTGTTTGCGCTAATGGTGACAAATTTGCTCCCAGAAGGTATGCGCGGGTTAGTGGTGGCAGGTTTGCTCTCGGCGTTAATGAGTTCTTTGGCCTCACTGTTTAATTCGTGCGCAACTTTATTTACCGTCGATATTTACGAAAAATTGAAGCCAGGAAAAAGTGAACAGCATTTGGTTATGGTAGGGCGTATAGCCACGGCGTTTGTTGTAGTGGCTGGTCTTATTTGGATTCCCATCATGCACAAAATGGCTGGCGGTGGCATCTATGTGTATTTGCAGGGTGTTCAAAGTTACCTTGCACCACCTATTACCTGCGTATTTTTGTTGGGCTTATTTTGGCGTCGTACAACATCGCAGGGAGCTTTCTATGGTTTGATCGTAGGGTTTTTGCTCGGTATGGCAAAGCTCACGGTGGAAGCGATTAACGATAATATTGGTATTGCACCAGGGGTATTGCAGGATTTCGCGCAGTTTAACTTCCTATATTACTCGGGTACCTTATTGGGTATTAGTATTGTGTTGGTGGTCGTTATCTCACTACTAACGCCGCAGGCGTCGGATGAGAAATTGGCCGGAATCACGTATGCCACCCTGTCTCCAGACGATAAAAAAGACATACGCGAAAGCTGGGACAAGTGGGATGTGATGCTGACCGCAGTGATACTTGCACTGGTCTTGGGCGTGTACCTCTACTTTAGTTTCTGGCTGATGTAG
- the yjfF gene encoding galactofuranose ABC transporter, permease protein YjfF, translating into MNTLMAMVNHKFFPLSVTFGLFVVLFSVGAIQFDNFGSLRVFINLFTDNAFLIVCAVGMTFVILSGGIDLSVGAVIALTGVVVSVLIADYGWHPLAAFGFALTMGTLFGAVMGAIIHVYRLQPFIVTLAGMFFARGLSTIISEESIPINHLFYDEVAMFGFELAGGAWLDLSTLICLAVLVLAIIVANYTRFGGRVYALGGDAQSAALMGVPIARTTVLIYALNSCLAALSGILFTFYTFSGYSLAAVGVELDAIAAVVIGGTLLTGGYGYIVGTLFGVLIMGVVQTYISFDGKLSSWWTKIVIGVLLFCFIALQRLLVAKRR; encoded by the coding sequence GTGAATACTTTAATGGCAATGGTTAATCATAAGTTTTTCCCGTTATCCGTAACCTTCGGTCTGTTTGTAGTGTTGTTTTCAGTGGGCGCAATTCAGTTTGATAATTTTGGCAGCCTGCGAGTATTCATTAATTTATTTACCGACAATGCCTTTTTAATTGTGTGCGCAGTAGGCATGACTTTTGTCATTCTTTCTGGGGGTATCGATCTTTCGGTAGGTGCCGTGATTGCGCTCACAGGCGTCGTGGTGAGCGTATTAATTGCGGACTATGGCTGGCACCCGCTCGCGGCCTTTGGGTTTGCCCTCACAATGGGCACTTTGTTTGGTGCGGTGATGGGTGCCATTATTCATGTTTATCGGCTGCAGCCATTCATCGTTACGCTCGCGGGCATGTTTTTCGCGCGAGGTTTAAGCACCATTATTAGCGAAGAGTCGATACCTATTAATCATCTTTTTTATGATGAAGTGGCGATGTTTGGCTTTGAACTCGCCGGTGGTGCGTGGCTCGATCTCTCCACACTGATTTGTCTTGCGGTGTTAGTGCTGGCCATTATAGTGGCGAACTACACGCGTTTTGGTGGGCGAGTGTATGCCCTAGGGGGGGATGCACAATCAGCGGCCTTAATGGGTGTACCTATTGCGCGCACTACCGTGTTAATTTATGCATTAAATTCTTGTCTTGCGGCATTGTCGGGTATTCTTTTTACGTTCTATACCTTCTCTGGTTATTCCTTGGCGGCAGTGGGTGTGGAGCTGGATGCTATAGCTGCAGTGGTGATCGGCGGTACGTTGTTAACGGGAGGTTACGGGTATATTGTGGGCACTTTATTCGGCGTGCTAATTATGGGTGTTGTGCAAACGTATATTTCCTTCGACGGCAAATTGAGTTCGTGGTGGACCAAAATTGTGATTGGTGTGCTGCTGTTTTGTTTTATTGCGCTACAGCGTCTGCTCGTGGCAAAGCGCCGTTAG
- a CDS encoding putative glycoside hydrolase, with protein MKKSIFSSVTAMLLATFLVSACGGGGSTVMPPGISGGFNTSGDNGEDNGGNETVTSPGIFSLPVSQVGYTVNEYESVYFTQEIVGTVDDASEGLYLSVDASGTFLIDAADVVLSDGDLSGTLILHTALSSELLPGTYYGSVSINACTDSTCSRHYEGSPTSIEVMYSVLPNYNADINCPDQYGMVFDGCVDPDWAGVAAWEMTADGRYVQLQHMDGANTERLVNWNVVETDEQGYGQVLDVRYNSVNANGSLRFPAVFNDELSLPGNDLTLFANGTLAFDIRVLDWAQASELNLHIECHYPCTTSNEALALMSNNEWQAIELAVPDLVLGGLDLSRVSTGLLIEPTWDAMQGVHYQLDNVRWVPGEDDPTEDESANYIDITLDAAGMTVLTEGSPNTYLTANTPSLELLPGWTTTEDKIHLVSDLEQAVDMSGTVAATLVVNIPLSYASSTVSAYMWVSDSHGNEARGFLTYLADHPDTWLELRIDNVTLDADDGFEATDVVAVGVTLLGNGGTVDNNTDALVFNGFEVQTF; from the coding sequence GTGAAAAAATCAATTTTTAGTTCTGTAACAGCAATGTTGTTGGCCACATTTTTGGTGTCGGCATGTGGTGGAGGCGGCAGTACCGTTATGCCGCCGGGTATTTCCGGTGGGTTTAATACATCGGGGGACAATGGTGAAGATAACGGTGGAAATGAGACGGTTACGTCACCCGGCATTTTTAGTTTGCCCGTTTCTCAAGTGGGTTATACGGTAAATGAATACGAGTCGGTGTATTTTACCCAAGAGATTGTGGGCACCGTAGACGATGCAAGTGAAGGCCTTTATCTTTCTGTTGACGCTTCGGGTACGTTTCTTATTGACGCTGCTGATGTCGTGTTATCGGACGGCGATCTTTCAGGCACGCTCATTCTACACACTGCGCTTTCGAGCGAGTTACTTCCCGGTACTTACTACGGGAGTGTTTCGATTAACGCCTGTACCGATTCAACATGCAGCCGCCACTATGAGGGGAGCCCAACGTCGATTGAGGTCATGTATAGCGTATTACCTAACTACAATGCTGACATTAATTGCCCAGATCAATACGGCATGGTATTCGACGGTTGTGTGGACCCAGACTGGGCGGGTGTTGCGGCGTGGGAAATGACCGCCGACGGCCGTTATGTGCAGTTGCAACATATGGATGGCGCCAATACCGAAAGGTTGGTCAACTGGAATGTAGTTGAAACGGACGAACAGGGCTACGGCCAAGTATTAGATGTACGCTACAACAGCGTGAATGCGAATGGTTCTTTGCGTTTTCCTGCGGTGTTTAATGACGAATTGAGCTTGCCGGGCAATGATTTGACGCTTTTTGCAAATGGCACACTAGCGTTTGATATTCGTGTGCTCGACTGGGCACAAGCCAGTGAGTTAAACCTGCATATTGAATGCCATTACCCGTGCACTACCAGTAATGAAGCCTTAGCACTGATGAGTAACAATGAATGGCAGGCGATAGAGCTAGCCGTACCTGATTTAGTGTTGGGTGGTTTGGATTTATCGCGGGTATCAACAGGTTTATTGATTGAGCCGACATGGGATGCCATGCAAGGTGTACATTATCAGCTAGATAACGTGCGTTGGGTGCCAGGTGAGGATGACCCCACAGAAGATGAGAGTGCTAATTATATCGATATTACATTAGATGCAGCGGGTATGACGGTGTTGACCGAAGGTAGCCCTAATACTTACCTTACGGCAAACACCCCAAGCCTAGAATTGCTGCCTGGTTGGACAACAACAGAGGACAAAATCCACCTTGTGTCAGACCTTGAGCAAGCGGTTGATATGTCGGGCACGGTTGCTGCTACCTTGGTTGTGAACATTCCGTTGAGCTATGCCAGCAGTACGGTAAGTGCTTATATGTGGGTGAGTGATAGTCATGGAAATGAGGCTAGAGGCTTCTTAACGTATCTGGCCGATCACCCCGATACTTGGTTGGAATTGCGCATCGATAATGTAACGCTGGATGCCGACGATGGTTTTGAGGCAACCGATGTTGTTGCGGTGGGCGTGACCTTGTTAGGCAATGGCGGCACTGTCGATAATAATACCGACGCGCTCGTGTTCAATGGTTTTGAGGTTCAAACCTTCTAG
- a CDS encoding sugar ABC transporter ATP-binding protein yields MPVHPPLLSLRNVGKTFPGVVALDNVDFTLRAAEIHALLGENGAGKSTLIKVMTGVYSRDSGEQLLEGRPIRPANTGEAQALGISTVYQEVNLLPNLSVAHNLYLGREPKRWGLIDWTKINSHAKALLATYHLDIDVTRPLNQFSVAVQQLIAIARGVELSAKILILDEPTASLDAEEVKTLFVIMRSLRERGIGIVFVTHFLDQVYAVSDRITILRNGQLVGEYETATLSQHQLISHMLGKALESIEQRVQAPVNSAGKKDVLLELKSAGVNTSIQPLDLTVEAGQVVGLAGLLGSGRTELCRMVFGVDALSEGTLELQGVARRFRHTREAVAAGLGLCPEDRKQTGILGAMSIRENVIIALQNKRGWWRYIPSKKQREIAAHYVQALNIATSELDKPIDQLSGGNQQKVILARWLASEPALLLLDEPTRGIDVGAHAEIIQLIRTLCERGLSLIVASSELDELVVFSDKVVVMRDRQKVAELSGIEINQQTIMSAFASKPSEATS; encoded by the coding sequence ATGCCCGTTCATCCCCCCCTCTTATCTTTACGCAACGTGGGTAAAACTTTCCCTGGTGTTGTGGCGCTAGACAATGTCGATTTTACGCTGCGTGCTGCCGAAATTCATGCGCTGTTGGGCGAAAACGGCGCAGGCAAATCTACTTTAATTAAAGTCATGACAGGCGTGTACTCGCGAGACAGTGGCGAGCAGCTATTGGAGGGCCGACCTATTCGTCCTGCCAATACCGGAGAGGCGCAGGCGCTGGGTATCAGTACGGTTTACCAAGAGGTCAATCTCTTGCCAAACTTGTCTGTGGCACACAATCTTTATTTAGGGCGTGAACCCAAACGATGGGGTTTAATCGATTGGACAAAAATAAATTCTCACGCAAAGGCACTGTTGGCCACCTACCATTTAGATATTGATGTGACTCGGCCGCTTAACCAATTTTCGGTTGCGGTTCAGCAATTAATTGCCATTGCTCGCGGTGTTGAACTCTCGGCGAAAATATTAATTCTCGACGAGCCTACTGCCAGCCTCGATGCAGAAGAAGTCAAAACACTCTTTGTAATTATGCGAAGCCTAAGGGAGCGGGGTATTGGGATTGTGTTTGTTACGCATTTTCTCGATCAGGTATACGCGGTGTCCGATCGTATCACCATATTACGTAATGGCCAGTTAGTGGGTGAGTACGAAACGGCAACGCTCTCCCAGCACCAACTTATCTCGCACATGCTAGGCAAAGCGCTGGAGTCTATCGAGCAGCGTGTACAGGCACCGGTCAATAGTGCAGGTAAAAAAGACGTCTTGCTCGAATTAAAATCGGCCGGAGTTAACACCTCCATTCAACCGTTAGATCTCACTGTAGAGGCGGGGCAGGTGGTGGGTTTGGCCGGCTTGTTGGGGTCGGGGCGAACGGAATTGTGTCGGATGGTGTTTGGTGTAGACGCGTTAAGCGAAGGTACACTGGAATTGCAGGGCGTAGCACGACGCTTTCGGCATACCCGCGAAGCGGTTGCCGCAGGTTTAGGTTTATGCCCCGAAGACCGTAAACAAACGGGCATATTGGGGGCAATGTCGATTCGCGAAAATGTCATTATTGCGCTACAAAATAAACGCGGTTGGTGGCGTTATATTCCTAGCAAAAAGCAGCGAGAAATTGCCGCGCATTATGTGCAAGCGCTTAATATCGCAACCTCTGAACTCGATAAACCTATCGACCAGCTTAGTGGCGGGAATCAGCAAAAAGTGATTCTTGCGCGATGGTTAGCTTCTGAACCAGCATTGTTATTATTAGATGAGCCTACGCGCGGCATCGATGTGGGTGCGCACGCCGAAATCATACAGCTAATTCGTACGCTGTGTGAACGAGGCTTGAGCCTTATCGTGGCCTCGTCAGAGCTAGACGAGTTAGTCGTCTTTAGCGACAAAGTGGTGGTAATGCGTGATCGACAAAAAGTCGCGGAACTCAGTGGCATAGAGATTAATCAGCAAACTATTATGTCAGCCTTTGCCAGTAAGCCGTCGGAGGCAACTTCTTAA
- a CDS encoding DUF4097 family beta strand repeat-containing protein translates to MKKLASNVVIMAIIACLSLPALASNVQVKEKNFDLADINELVLSMDHADITIVNDDSGTLNVVLRQELKWGDATVCLQTLKHNVSNHRLEVLTYSVKQIINFGCKVNRTVSIRLSQSNLKKLIVKHQHGSLTADEFSADHLMADIAHSDVTIQRLNSADSVMKLAHSSVTVDSVTVDTLRLDGAHGKLNIQQLTAQTADIAWAHGEIIVDSSRIEESAVKQQHGAITLHNHQGEALVVDSAHGDIRILQAELLRATLENQHSTIEFSGGSETLEVSNAHGRTSLTQTNRNFDTINNTSSHGSLVLNLPANSACEFIGYAATELRAKAFKNEALCAGTNNGLVKLNTSHTNVQVHTF, encoded by the coding sequence ATGAAAAAATTAGCCTCCAACGTTGTCATTATGGCGATTATCGCGTGTTTGTCCCTTCCCGCACTGGCCAGTAACGTTCAAGTAAAAGAAAAGAATTTCGATTTAGCCGATATAAACGAACTCGTACTCAGTATGGATCATGCTGACATTACAATTGTTAATGATGATAGTGGTACGTTAAATGTAGTCCTTCGGCAGGAATTAAAATGGGGTGATGCGACAGTGTGTTTGCAAACATTAAAACACAACGTTAGTAATCATCGACTTGAAGTTTTAACGTATTCAGTAAAGCAAATTATTAATTTTGGCTGCAAAGTGAATAGAACCGTTAGCATTCGTTTATCGCAGAGCAACCTCAAAAAACTCATTGTAAAACATCAACACGGATCGTTGACGGCCGACGAGTTTTCAGCCGATCATCTCATGGCGGATATCGCTCATTCCGACGTGACGATACAGCGATTGAACAGTGCAGATTCTGTAATGAAATTGGCACATTCAAGTGTGACCGTCGATAGCGTAACGGTAGACACACTGAGGCTTGATGGCGCGCACGGTAAGCTCAATATTCAGCAGCTAACGGCTCAAACAGCCGATATAGCATGGGCGCACGGCGAAATAATCGTTGATAGCAGCCGTATAGAGGAAAGTGCAGTTAAGCAGCAGCATGGTGCTATTACACTGCATAATCATCAAGGGGAGGCGTTGGTGGTCGATAGTGCCCATGGTGATATTCGTATACTGCAAGCAGAACTGTTGCGCGCAACGCTTGAAAATCAGCATAGTACTATTGAATTTTCGGGCGGTAGTGAGACGCTTGAGGTAAGTAACGCCCATGGCCGTACTAGCTTAACGCAAACTAACCGCAACTTTGACACTATCAATAATACGTCGTCTCATGGTTCTCTTGTGCTTAACCTACCAGCGAACAGTGCGTGTGAGTTCATAGGGTATGCCGCGACGGAACTTCGAGCCAAGGCTTTTAAAAACGAGGCGCTTTGCGCCGGTACGAACAACGGCCTAGTTAAACTGAATACCAGCCATACGAACGTGCAAGTGCATACGTTTTAA
- a CDS encoding ABC transporter substrate-binding protein, protein MTKTLFSIALCGLLAISHGVQALTIGFSQVGSESGWRTTFSESVKAEAIKRGIDLKFSDAQQKQENQIKAIRSFIAQRVDAIIVAPVVETGWKPVFMEAKRARIPIVILDRNVALNNDSLYLTRIAPDFVLEGVKAATWLADETKGNCAIVELQGTVGSSAALGRMEGFNKIIAQHNNMRIVRSQTAEFTRAKGKEVMESLLKAEGGGSDICALWAHNDEMALGAIQAIKEAGLKPGSDILVVSVDAVDDIFPAIKAGDANVTVELSPHLGGPAFDVIEAYLKGKRDFEKWVVMGGSVFDKNNYEEEYNKRLAEQ, encoded by the coding sequence ATGACTAAGACCCTTTTCAGCATTGCCCTATGTGGCTTGTTAGCCATTTCGCACGGTGTACAGGCATTAACTATTGGCTTCTCACAAGTAGGGTCTGAAAGTGGTTGGCGTACTACATTTTCCGAATCCGTTAAGGCCGAAGCGATTAAGCGCGGTATCGACTTAAAATTTTCGGATGCACAGCAAAAACAAGAAAACCAAATTAAAGCCATTCGCAGTTTTATTGCACAGCGCGTTGACGCCATCATTGTGGCACCGGTTGTTGAAACTGGTTGGAAGCCTGTGTTTATGGAGGCCAAGCGTGCGCGCATTCCTATCGTCATTCTCGATCGTAACGTAGCACTCAATAACGATTCGCTTTACCTTACGCGAATTGCACCCGATTTTGTTTTAGAAGGCGTAAAAGCGGCAACGTGGTTAGCCGATGAAACGAAGGGAAACTGTGCCATTGTAGAGCTGCAAGGTACCGTGGGTTCGAGCGCGGCATTGGGACGCATGGAAGGCTTTAATAAAATAATTGCCCAGCACAACAACATGCGTATTGTGCGCAGCCAAACGGCAGAATTTACGCGCGCTAAAGGCAAAGAAGTCATGGAAAGCTTATTGAAAGCTGAGGGTGGCGGTAGCGATATCTGCGCACTCTGGGCTCATAACGATGAAATGGCACTTGGTGCAATTCAAGCCATTAAAGAAGCAGGTTTAAAACCCGGTAGTGATATTTTAGTGGTGTCGGTTGACGCCGTTGATGATATTTTTCCGGCCATTAAAGCGGGCGATGCGAATGTGACGGTTGAGTTAAGCCCACATCTAGGCGGGCCAGCCTTTGACGTTATTGAAGCCTACCTAAAGGGCAAGCGCGATTTCGAAAAATGGGTTGTAATGGGTGGCAGCGTCTTCGATAAAAATAATTATGAAGAAGAATACAATAAACGATTAGCCGAACAATAA